AACGTTATACACTTTATTATGTCTATTGAAAATCTGGAGTTTCCAGATGCCTTAAGGTTTCTGGCAGATAGGGCAAAAATTCTGATTCCGGATATGATTGAAGGTAATCGTAATGACGAAAAAGCCGGTTTGAAAAGGGAATTGTTGCAGATAAACCTTGAAGCAGCAAGGTTTTTTAGAGATAACCTTAATAATGACAAAAATAAGCTTCCAAATTCATATTTAATAAACAGGAAAATACAGAAAAATACAGTTGCAAAGTTTGGTTTAGGCTATGCTGAGGACAGATTCGATACACTTTATAAACACTTGAAGGCCAAAGGCTTTAGTGATACATCCATTAAAAATAGTGGGCTTGTTATATATAAGGAAGAAAGTGGTAACATTTACGATAGATTTAGAGGCAGGATTATGTTTCCTATATTTGATATCAGAGGAAATGTAATTGCATTTGGAGGGAGAGTTCTTGATTCGTCTCAGCCAAAATACATGAATTCTCCTGAAACGGAAGTTTACCACAAAGGTAAACACTTGTATGCCTTGAATTTTGCAAAGAATACTTGTTCCAGGCGGCTAATTTTAGCCGAGGGATATATGGATGTTATATCATTACATCAAAGTGGAATACTAAACTCAGTTGCTCCGTTAGGAACAGCATTAACCGAAAATCAGGGTAGACTTTTAAAGAAGTACACTGAAGAAATAGTTCTTTCCTTTGATTCAGATTCAGCTGGCCGGGCTGCTGCATTCAGAAGCCTTGATTTATTGAACGAAATTGGATGTAATGTAAAGGTTTTAACAATCCCATCAGGCAAGGACCCCGATGAGTTTATTAAAGCATATGGCGTTGCAGAGTTTAAAAGGCTTGTTGATCGATCCGAAAGTTTGCTTGATTTTAAGCTTGGTTCACTAAAAAATGATATAGATACTTCGACAAATGAAGGAAAAGTTAGGTTTCTTGATAAAGCTGTACTTATATTGGATAAAATTGACAATAATGTAGAAAAAGAACTTTATGTAAAAAAATTATCTGAGGAGCTGGGTGTAAGTACACAGTCCATCTTTTCAGAAATGGCAAAACAACAAAGAAATTCAGTTATAAAAGTTAGACAAGCAGCAAGTAATAAAAACTTTAGCCGAAATCAAATAAGAAAGAGTACAGTTGTTAAGAATCAAGAAGAGAGGTTGGTCAGACTGCAATTAATGCTGTTGGCAACTATTTGTCTCGATAATAGTGTGTATTTTTCTATTAAAGGTAGCTTTGATTGGGACAAATTTGATTCTGACGAGATAAAAAAAGCATTCAAATTTGCAGTTGAAAGAATCGAAAGTAAGGCAGGTATATTAACGGGTGAAATATTAAATAAACTTTCTCCCGGAATGGCTGAAAGCTTTGCAAATATAGTGCAGTCCCAGAGCATATTTGAGGATAATAAAAAAGCAGCTTTGGATATAATTAGAAATATAGACCTGTTTGGCTTGGAAGAAAGAAAAAATGAAATAATCGAGCTGAAAAAGAGAAGTGATCTGACAGAAGGAGATGTTGAATTATTAAATCGGGAATTAAGCGGTATTGTATCGAATATAGCTATAATGAAAAAAGGTTTGTAATAGAGCTCGAAAGGAGGGGAAATAAGTGAAACATAGTCAAGAAAGTAGAAAAGCATTACTGAAAGAATTGATAGACAGAGGCAAACAAAAAGGAATGCTAACCTACAAAGAGATTATGGATGCCTTTGAGGAAATCGAGCTTGAGCCGGAGCACATTGAAAAAATATATGAAACACTTGAAACCATGGGCGTTGATGTTATCGGAGACATAGACTCCGAAATGGAAGAGATTCAGCTTACGGACGAGGAACTTGATATTAGTGTTCCAGAAGGTGTAAGTATAGATGATCCAGTACGTATGTACCTTAAAGAAATCGGTAAGGTCCCCCTTTTAACAGCAGATGAGGAAATTGACCTTGCCCATAGAATGGAAAACGGTGATATAGAAGCAAAAAGGAGATTAGCCGAGGCGAACTTAAGGCTGGTTGTTAGTATAGCAAAAAGGTATGTTGGTAGGGGAATGCAGTTCCTTGACTTGATTCAGGAAGGGAATCTCGGATTAATTAAAGCAGTTGAAAAATTTGATTATAGAAGAGGTTTCAAATTCAGTACCTACGCAACTTGGTGGATAAGACAAGCTATCACAAGGGCAATTGCCGATCAGGCCAGAACTATACGTATCCCTGTTCATATGGTGGAAACTATCAATAAATTAATCAGGGTATCAAGGCAATTGTTGCAGGAATTAGGAAGAGAACCACAACCTGATGAAATTGCAAAAGAGATTGGTATGTCTGTAGATAAAGTTCGTGAAATAATGAAGATTTCACAAGAGCCCGTATCACTTGAAACTCCTATTGGAGAAGAGGAAGACAGCCATCTAGGTGACTTTATTCCGGACGATGATGCTCCCGCTCCGGCTGAAGCGGCTGCATTTACGTTACTTAAAGAACAGCTTATTGATGTACTTGATACTTTAACTCCACGTGAAGAGAAGGTTTTGAGGCTAAGATTCGGTTTAGATGACGGAAGAGCCAGAACTCTTGAGGAAGTGGGCAAGGAGTTTAACGTAACCAGAGAACGAATACGCCAAATAGAAGCAAAGGCGTTAAGAAAACTGAGGCATCCAAGTAGAAGTAAAAAGTTAAAGGATTATTTAGACTGATTTATAATATACCCTCTATCCCTAGTGAAGCTTGGATAGGGGGTTTTTCACTTCTTGACTGGGGATATATTGTAGGGTTAATACACAATATAAAAAATTTAAAAATAACAGCAATCATTCGATTGGTTTACTATAAGTTAGAAAATAGACAATAAATCTTTTAAATAGTCTATTTATGGTTATTTTTGTGTTGACCAGTTCAGCGTTGGTAAGTATAATAGTTATGTGCTCGTGAGGGCAAAGCCTACATACGAGCGGCATAGAGATATTCCTCAATAGCTCAGTCGGTAGAGCATGCGGCTGTTAACCGCAGGGTCGTAGGTTCAAGTCCTACTTGAGGAGCCAATTCGGGCCTTTAGCTCAGTTGGTTAGAGCAACCGGCTCATAACCGGTTGGTCCGGGGTTCGAGTCCCTGAAGGCCCACCAACTAAAAAGAACACGCAGAAGCGTGTTCTTTTTAGTTTTTAACAAAACCTAACATAAGGGCCTTGCTTGTTGAGATTATTTAACTCTACAAGTATAGTCTGTGCTTAATTTTTCGTCCTGCAAATCTATTGTAGTTTTATTTAATGCAGGATTATTTGGATTAATGCCCAGAATGTCTCTTCCCAAAAGGGTGCTTGACATTGGGTGTTCAATATCGTTTTCCTTGTGCTTTTTTCTAAAAGTACTCACAGCGTGTACCTCATTTCATTTTTAATGTCTTACCTTCAAAACAAACATTGATTAATTATCTTTAGTATGTGTATAATTTAATCTGGTAATACAAAAAATGATGAAATTGGTTACAATTTTTGGAGGATGTTTTGATTTTAAATTTAAAGGGAAGGCTCAGATTAATTGCAGATAAAGTCCCTAAATGTAACACAGTAGCGGATATAGGGACAGATCATGCCTATATTCCTATTTATCTTGTTCAGAACGGGGTTTGCCGGAAGGCGATTGCATCGGATATTAAAATAGGACCTGTAAAAATTGCAAATAGTAATATTTCTTTATATAAATTGGCAGAAAAGATTGAAACAAGAATTGGTGATGGCTTGAATACTATTGAAGTAGGCGAGGCAGATTCTATTATAATTGCCGGAATGGGAGGAACACTCCTGACCGAACTTTTAGAAGCTAATAAAATAAAAGTTGTCAGGGCAACCGCTCTGGTGCTACAACCTATGAATGACCTAGACATTGTAAGAAAATGGTTATATGATAATGCTTTTGATATTTATGATGAGGAGTTAGTTGCAGAAGGTCCAAAATTCTACTGTGTTTTGTCTGCCAAATTTAGTGGAAGTAAAAAAGAATATTCTGATTTTGATCTTCATGTGGGGCAAGGCCTTATAAACAAAAAAGATGTATTGCTTAATCAGTACTGTCAAATGAAGGTAAGACAGATAGATAGGGTTCTTGAACAGTTGGAGGGTATGGAAGAAAATGTTGTACTCAAAAACCATTACAGTAGACTAAAAAAAGAGTATATAAGCCTTATGGAAAAAATATTATAAAAACCAATACTTTTTAAGGGAGAAGAATATGAATGTAGGAGATATAATTAATTTTTTAAATGAGATAGCACCTTGGCGGTATGCTGAGGAGTGGGATAGTGTCGGGCTGATGGTGGGCAGCAGGGAAAGTTATGTCACAAAAATACTCCTTTGTATGGATGTAACGTCTGATGTGATTTCTGAAGCTGCACAGTGTGGTGCTCAGATGATTCTTTCACATCATCCCTTTATTTTTTCAAAGCTGAAATCTATAGATATGGAAACCTTTAAAGGAGAACAGATTGCTAATCTGATAAAAAACAATATCTCAGTTGTTAGTGCACATACAAACCTTGATACAGCCCCGGGAGGGGTTAATGATACTTTGGCTGAGTCCTTGCATCTGACAAATAGCCGGAACTTGAAGCCCTATATGCCAAAAGGCTTGGAATGTGATTTGGGAATGGGAAAGGTAGGAGAATTACAAAATTCTAAAAGCTTTGATGAATTTGTAATTGATGTTAAAAAGAGCTTATGCATAGAAAATCTTAGGATAATTGGTGTCAAACCCAAAAAGGTAAAAAAGGTTGCAGTGTTCTGTGGCAGCTTTGATGACGATCTGGAGAGCTTAAAAAGCCTTAAGGTTGATGTTTTAGTAACGGGTGATATCAAATACCATATTGCATTGGATGCCGCTCAAATGGGCCTTTGTATTGTTGACGCCGGACATTTTGCAACAGAAAGAATAATTCTCCCTAAATTGAGGGATACATTAAATAAAAGATTTAAGGAACTTGATATAATTTGTAGTAAAATGGAAACTGATCCATTTACTTTCGCTTGACTTATATTAAATCAACCACTATAATTAATAGTCCTAAGAGAATTTTTACGTTCTTAATTTATGAGTAAGCCAGATGATCGCAGATACTGCCTGAAAAGGCGTAGATGAGGAAAGTCCGGGCTCCATAGGGCAATGGTGCCGGGTAACTCCCGGTGAAGGTGACTTTAAGGAAAGTGCAACAGAGATATACCGCCATATTAGGTTTGCCTTATATGGTAAGGGTGGAAAGGCGAGGTAAGAGCTCACCAGCGACTTGGCGACTTGTCGGCTATGTAAACCCCATCTGGAGCAACACCGTGGAGGGACGCAATGACTGCCCGTCAGTCCCGGGGAGGTGGCTTGAGCCAGACAGAAATGTATGGCCTAGATAGATGATCATCAAATACAGAACCCGGCTTATAGACTTACTCATACCATTTATCAGAAACACTCGCTTTCAAGGCGGGTGTTTTTGCTTATGCTTTAATTTTAAATAAAGTTAATAAAAGTAAGCAGATTTACTTATTGTATAATAATATATACAAAGTTATAATAGTCTGTAAATTTGATATTGAGTTTACTGCACTAATCATGTAATATTTAATCCAGGTGTGTTTTAACTTATATATTATGGTAACTTTTTTATGCAAAAGTTAAAAGTTATTTTACGTGATGTACTTTATAAGTAATATTTTTTATTACATTCGGGGAGACGAGTTAATGACAAATAGGAATAAAACAGAAGTTTACATATACGGAAGCAAATATACGATATCAGGGACAGAATCCGAAGAATATATACTCAAACTTGCTCTACACGTTGATAAAAAAATGAGGAAGTTTGCTGAAGCCAATAATGCACTAAGTTCGGGTATGATTTCAGTATTGGCTGCAATAAACATTGCAGATGACTATTTTAAAACTTTAGATAAATTACAAAATATTACGAAGAATCAGCATATTGAAACGGAATTAATGGAAAAAGAATACAAACAAAAAGTAGAAGAACTTACCTTGCAAATACAAAAGTTTAAGTCTGATGCAGTTACCATGGAAGAAGCTACGACTTCTCAGACCTATGAATTGGAAGTTATAAAAAACGAGTTTGAAAATAAGGAAAAAAAACTTAAGCAACAAATAGAACTATTAAAGATAGAATCTGGCTACAAAGATGAAGCTATTGCAAATCAATTAGAAGAACTGGAAAATGAGCATAATCAAAATAAAGACGAGCTTGTAGATCAGATAAAAAGATTAAAGGATGAGAATACATCAAAAGAAAAGGCAATGACGGAATTATACCAAAAAATGGAGCAGCTAAAGTCTGAATACAAGCAAATGGAAGAATTATATCAAGAAGAGTATACTCAATTAAAAGACGAGTATAAAAAGCTGGAAGAATTAATGTTGAAATAGACTAGGTGTTGTATCAAGAGTTTAAAAGACATCCCTATGTCCTAAATATGGGATGTCTTTTAATATGTTCTATTCCTCCAGATCGATAACACTTACCGGACAGGCATCTCTGGCATCCTCTGCTTCCTGGAGATTTTCCTCCGGTATATCTTCTTCAATAGCTTCGGCTTTATTATCATCATTCATACTAAATACTGCGGGACATATAGAAGTACATAATTCACAGCTTATACAGCCTTCCTGATCTACAGATGCTTTCATTTACAGGCCTCCTTAAGTTTATTAATTTATAACTACAGACTATTATTCTCCTAAAAAGAAAAAATATACAAAAAATGTAAGAAAAAGCAGACTGTAATATTATGGACTTTGGTTATTGATTTTACAGGGGACATGAGTTATATTAATTAAAAATATAAATGGAGAAGTTCAAAAAATGAATAATAATTTTGAAATAATTGATTGCCATGTTCATACATTTGCCAATGATGATATATCAGCTAAAATTATGACTTCCTTTAACAAATTGTATGATATAGAGTTTAAAAATCCCGGCAACGGAACAATACCAAATGTTTTAAAAAATATGAACGAGGTTGGTATAGACCGTACAGTAATGGTCAATTTTGCACCTCCCAAGATATTAGACAGTAACAACTTGTGGACAATAGATACTGCAAATTCCTCAGAAGGGAGACTTGTACCACTTGTAAATTTTCATCCAGATATGGAGGGGTGCCTTTCTGAACATTTTGAGAAATACGTGGAGCTTGGAGCAAAAGGAATAAAGCTTCATCCAATGGCACAGGGCATTGATATTAACGATTCACGAATGGACGAACTTTATAGAAAGTGCAGCGATAATAAATTTACTATTCTTATACATTGCGGCAGGGTTTCAAATGCAAGGCTAAATGAATTTTCAGATTTTCAGTCCTTACTTCCCGTAATAGAAAAATATCCTGATATTCCAATAATTCTGGCCCACATGGCGGATGGAGACAAGGAATGTGTTCTAAAAGTTTCAAAACAATATGAAAATGTATACTTTGACACATCCATAGTTATAACAGGCTATCCTGAAATAGCTCGTGTCAATGAACCAAGCTGGTTGGATGACAGTGAAGTGGTTGATATTATAAATGAAGTGGGTGCGGACAAGATTCTTTTCGGCTCTGATTTCCCATGGGGAAGTTCAGTGCATGATGTTAAGAGGTTTATGAAGTTGAAACTAAATGACCAGCAGAAAAAAACTATTCTCAGTGAAAATTCTAAGCGTCTTTTTAAACTGTAGGAAATGGAAACTAAATAAATATGTAACGTTATGTACCTCGCTTAATAT
This genomic stretch from Ruminiclostridium cellulolyticum H10 harbors:
- a CDS encoding tRNA (adenine(22)-N(1))-methyltransferase, producing the protein MILNLKGRLRLIADKVPKCNTVADIGTDHAYIPIYLVQNGVCRKAIASDIKIGPVKIANSNISLYKLAEKIETRIGDGLNTIEVGEADSIIIAGMGGTLLTELLEANKIKVVRATALVLQPMNDLDIVRKWLYDNAFDIYDEELVAEGPKFYCVLSAKFSGSKKEYSDFDLHVGQGLINKKDVLLNQYCQMKVRQIDRVLEQLEGMEENVVLKNHYSRLKKEYISLMEKIL
- the dnaG gene encoding DNA primase, which translates into the protein MANLFPDDLIEEIRVSNDIVGIISEYVKLEKKGKNFFGKCPFHNEKTASFSVEPVKQIFHCFGCGKGGNVIHFIMSIENLEFPDALRFLADRAKILIPDMIEGNRNDEKAGLKRELLQINLEAARFFRDNLNNDKNKLPNSYLINRKIQKNTVAKFGLGYAEDRFDTLYKHLKAKGFSDTSIKNSGLVIYKEESGNIYDRFRGRIMFPIFDIRGNVIAFGGRVLDSSQPKYMNSPETEVYHKGKHLYALNFAKNTCSRRLILAEGYMDVISLHQSGILNSVAPLGTALTENQGRLLKKYTEEIVLSFDSDSAGRAAAFRSLDLLNEIGCNVKVLTIPSGKDPDEFIKAYGVAEFKRLVDRSESLLDFKLGSLKNDIDTSTNEGKVRFLDKAVLILDKIDNNVEKELYVKKLSEELGVSTQSIFSEMAKQQRNSVIKVRQAASNKNFSRNQIRKSTVVKNQEERLVRLQLMLLATICLDNSVYFSIKGSFDWDKFDSDEIKKAFKFAVERIESKAGILTGEILNKLSPGMAESFANIVQSQSIFEDNKKAALDIIRNIDLFGLEERKNEIIELKKRSDLTEGDVELLNRELSGIVSNIAIMKKGL
- a CDS encoding Nif3-like dinuclear metal center hexameric protein, producing MNVGDIINFLNEIAPWRYAEEWDSVGLMVGSRESYVTKILLCMDVTSDVISEAAQCGAQMILSHHPFIFSKLKSIDMETFKGEQIANLIKNNISVVSAHTNLDTAPGGVNDTLAESLHLTNSRNLKPYMPKGLECDLGMGKVGELQNSKSFDEFVIDVKKSLCIENLRIIGVKPKKVKKVAVFCGSFDDDLESLKSLKVDVLVTGDIKYHIALDAAQMGLCIVDAGHFATERIILPKLRDTLNKRFKELDIICSKMETDPFTFA
- the zapA gene encoding cell division protein ZapA, which translates into the protein MTNRNKTEVYIYGSKYTISGTESEEYILKLALHVDKKMRKFAEANNALSSGMISVLAAINIADDYFKTLDKLQNITKNQHIETELMEKEYKQKVEELTLQIQKFKSDAVTMEEATTSQTYELEVIKNEFENKEKKLKQQIELLKIESGYKDEAIANQLEELENEHNQNKDELVDQIKRLKDENTSKEKAMTELYQKMEQLKSEYKQMEELYQEEYTQLKDEYKKLEELMLK
- a CDS encoding ferredoxin, with translation MKASVDQEGCISCELCTSICPAVFSMNDDNKAEAIEEDIPEENLQEAEDARDACPVSVIDLEE
- the rpoD gene encoding RNA polymerase sigma factor RpoD; the encoded protein is MKHSQESRKALLKELIDRGKQKGMLTYKEIMDAFEEIELEPEHIEKIYETLETMGVDVIGDIDSEMEEIQLTDEELDISVPEGVSIDDPVRMYLKEIGKVPLLTADEEIDLAHRMENGDIEAKRRLAEANLRLVVSIAKRYVGRGMQFLDLIQEGNLGLIKAVEKFDYRRGFKFSTYATWWIRQAITRAIADQARTIRIPVHMVETINKLIRVSRQLLQELGREPQPDEIAKEIGMSVDKVREIMKISQEPVSLETPIGEEEDSHLGDFIPDDDAPAPAEAAAFTLLKEQLIDVLDTLTPREEKVLRLRFGLDDGRARTLEEVGKEFNVTRERIRQIEAKALRKLRHPSRSKKLKDYLD
- a CDS encoding amidohydrolase family protein translates to MNNNFEIIDCHVHTFANDDISAKIMTSFNKLYDIEFKNPGNGTIPNVLKNMNEVGIDRTVMVNFAPPKILDSNNLWTIDTANSSEGRLVPLVNFHPDMEGCLSEHFEKYVELGAKGIKLHPMAQGIDINDSRMDELYRKCSDNKFTILIHCGRVSNARLNEFSDFQSLLPVIEKYPDIPIILAHMADGDKECVLKVSKQYENVYFDTSIVITGYPEIARVNEPSWLDDSEVVDIINEVGADKILFGSDFPWGSSVHDVKRFMKLKLNDQQKKTILSENSKRLFKL